The following proteins are co-located in the Telopea speciosissima isolate NSW1024214 ecotype Mountain lineage chromosome 9, Tspe_v1, whole genome shotgun sequence genome:
- the LOC122640320 gene encoding uncharacterized protein LOC122640320 has product MVPTLDAIKGGGGSVRIGATGTVGSLMTRELDSVKRSPQSSKSSPRKSPTLSVSVPCVSRPKRLPRTTVVNVASTSGSSSNHKSPGSTRKTRSSVLKKSHSIPMLGSDDTIVDNSPNRKKPDKKGSYIVEVVDLKCGSHDRPWSNPITHQLRKLSFSKLSERIG; this is encoded by the coding sequence ATGGTTCCAACACTAGATGCTATTAAGGGTGGTGGGGGCTCTGTTAGGATAGGGGCCACCGGAACTGTCGGTTCTTTGATGACCAGGGAATTGGATTCTGTTAAACGGTCACCACAGTCATCAAAATCTTCTCCAAGAAAATCTCCAacactctctgtctctgttccTTGTGTTTCTAGGCCTAAAAGGCTGCCAAGAACAACTGTGGTGAACGTAGCAAGCACTAGTGGCAGTAGCAGTAACCACAAAAGCCCTGGAAGTACTCGAAAAACAAGATCAAGCGTCTTAAAGAAATCACATAGTATCCCAATGCTTGGCTCTGATGATACTATTGTTGATAATAGTCCTAACAGAAAAAAACCTGATAAGAAAGGATCTTACATTGTGGAAGTTGTTGATCTAAAATGTGGAAGCCATGACAGACCATGGTCCAACCCAATCACTCACCAGCTCCGGAAACTCTCTTTTTCGAAGCTTTCAGAGAGAATTGGCTAG